GTGGGGCTGTCGTTTTCGCGGAGGGCGACGCCGTTCGTGGTCGCGGCGACTTCTACGCAGTTGTTGCCGCCGTCGCCCGAGAACGAGGAGCGCTGCCACCTCACTTGGGTCACGTCTG
This sequence is a window from Streptomyces ortus. Protein-coding genes within it:
- a CDS encoding DUF397 domain-containing protein; this encodes MTQVRWQRSSFSGDGGNNCVEVAATTNGVALRENDSPTEVLATDQRTLLSLIRGIKTATVPSTSRSVRATPR